The segment GGTTGCATGTCCTTACTTTTGTTCTCTCTACTTCGTTCATACTTAGGTTGCATGTTCTTAAAAATGCTATGATTATGAAGAGATATTTGTATAGGCCCTTGGCTTTGCCTTCAAATTTCTGACAATGAGGACTTCTAAATCTATTCAGAAGCCTTGTTTCAAGGACCTCATTTTATATGCCACATTGTATGACTTCTCACCTTCTGTAATGGTAGGATGGTACCTGTCGAAGTCCATGCTATCTGTTTGTTTCCTGTTGGGACATTTTTAACATTTCtgatttatatttaattctaCCGGGTTCTTGGAAGTAGTTGtccttaatttttcatattagaTGCAATCTATGTTAAACTTGCATAATTTCCGCTGTAACCACTTACGTTGACTGCAATATTGTGTATTTGGTGTTGCAGAGAGAAACTGTTGTCGAGATATTCTATGAAAATCATTTGGgtcaattaattgatgttaTAGCAGTTTCATGCCCTTCAGAAGGTCTTTATCGATTAAGCAACAAAGTTGGACACTCTGGTGTATTAAAGAATCAGAGCACAGTAAAGCCTGAAATTTTATCCAACATCTGTGAATTGCTTTGCTTTTGTGTTCTGCACCatccatataaaataaagtaatattttGTCCCctttttgattattttagaattgatgtttatttcaaccataaaagttattatttttgtgctattttcattttgttttcagGTCCTACTTTCTCGTCAATAATGTCATAGATAAAGTGTTATTACTGActcaaagaagagaaaaatatctgGTTGTTGCAGCTGTTCGGTTCGTTCGTACTATTTTATCTCGACATGTAAGTTGAACCAGCAGTGAACgaatttatcttttattctttttatttatgggTTTTGAACTGATGAGATTACAgtcctctgtttcttcttatCTTCCCGAGggattaaattttgaattgtaaTTACATTGGAATCACAGTTATTAGGGATCATGCTTCGACTTTACGTCATTCCCTTAGGATTAAAGAACAATAGTTTGCTACTACTAGttgtttaattttctatttatacgGATTGAAATTGGTATATGTACtgaattgttttctttgtcaaTATGCAGGATGATGATCTAATAAGTCATTTTATCAGAAATAATCTTCTAAAACCAATTATAGATGCCTTTGTTGCTAATGGGAATCGTTACAATCTGCTCAACTCAGCTGTCTTAGATTTATTTGAATACATCTTCAAGGTCTCCATCTTTTTTTCCACACCTTTGCTCTTTGGTGATTCCGGTAGAACATTGATTTAGTGATTTTGTGTTTCATGCAGGAAAATCTGAAATCTTTGGTTAAGTACATAGTCGATTCATTCTGGAATCAGTTGGTTCAGTTCGAGTATTTGACTTCCATTCAGTCTCTAAAAGTTAAATATGAACAGGTATTCTTAGAACTTTCTTGAGGTAATTCCTGTTCTGCTCTCCGAAAAGGGTACTATTTTGTGTATGACATCTTTATTTGCAGTGCCTAGATGCTTTTGGTACAAGAGGCGCAACTCCGATTGTGTTCGACCCTAGAACAAGAATCGAGGAGCGTGCtttggagaaagaagaagaagactaTTTTAATGAAGAGAGGTAAGCActatttctctattttgtaggaaataaatacttttttaccAACGTGgtaaattgaaatgaaaatttaaaggtacAACGGTACCGGAAAAGAGGAACGAGCAGTACTACGAAGCTCTAGTTTTGCACTGAACTGCaggaatattttttacttttcttcattatttgcAACAGATTTTAGTGTAGttctttcaataatatttgaatctGGCTGTTATTAACTCATTACCTATCAGTGATGAAGAGGATACCGCAACTGCATCTGTTTCAAATTTACAGAAAGCGCAATCTCCAGCTATTCTATGTAATGGAGTTGCTGCGAATTATACTCCACCAAGGTACCGCGATTCGCTTTAACTATAAATTTCGATTACAAAAGCAGTTTTTGATTGTCCTGAACTCGTACAGTTCTCGATCTGGTGGTGGACTAGTtgactatgatgatgatgaagacgACGAAGACTACAAGCCACCGCCAAAAAAACAATCAGAAACcgtggaagaagatgaaggagccTTGCATACAGTCCGTTTGAAGCGGAAACCTCTTCACCAGGATAAGGATTCCGAGAAGGTGAAAACGCAGCGACCaggaaaaaatctaaaaatgaaagatggTGTATTTTCCGCCTTGTGTTCGAAATTGAGCCAAGCTGTTCTGCCTACTAATAATGCAGTAAGTTCCCAGCATTCTATGCCACGTTCGATAGATGGAAACGAAAGTTCCAAACACGAGAATCCAGAAGTGAAGGATCGAAATGCTTTGAGAAACTCAACTGATGGTGAAAGTAGTTTGGACGAGGAGAACCATACAGAAAAGCAACCAATCTCTTCTAAAAAGTGTTCTGATCCATTGCTTAAACCTTCAGATAGTAGTAGACAGTTGAATGGAGAAGACTGTTCATTGATTCCTCCAAACTCCTCTCCTGAAATGACTGTCAATGGATCGTAGGTTTTCTCTTCCTGGCATGATGATTGcacttttcttccattttcgttTGCATTGTGAATATGCTTTGTGCGAAGAGGGATCGGGCTAGTCTTGGATCGACAACTTCGACAGGGAGCTAGTCTTGGACCGAATCGACTTTGTGGCTTTCCATCAACCTCGACAGGGAGCAAGGGAGCTAGTTGATGTCTGTATAATAGTGTACTGACAGAGTGGTAGATTCCAAGCTTCTTGTACTGCCATTCGAGCAGCACTCGAACGCCCTTGCACCTCGCTGTTGTTTATCGCGAGTTTAGAATCCGTTGCTTTAAGTTGAATAGTTCTTGGCATCAATTTTGTTATCTGATTTCAACCCCTCCCCCACCCCAAACCTAAAACAGATGGGGGGtgtatacaaatatttatatcaatGGCTCAGATGTGTAAGAACTAATGTTGATTGGGACAGGCAAGTCCCTACGCAACGACGTGGAtttggtttgggttgggttggattggattttaTCGTTACGCGCTATTGAGCTTACTTACCTGAAATGTAGACGCCTGTACATCGGTCTTTATCTTTGCCTTTTTAGCTTCATTAATTATGAGCTCTTGAGCGTTGCTGGTTCCAGCCTTAATTCTTGATGTTTGTTTGTAAAACAGTTTTAGTTAGTTCATTACTTTAGTTGACCGTTAATTGACCTAAATAAGCATCGTCGTGACAGATTTGGAAATGAGCGTTTTTGAACAAACACTTACGCTCAGGGCTCAGGTCAGAGTGTTGGTTCCATCGAGAACGAAAACCTTATTCGTTACTCGAATTTGGTATAAATGTAAGATTCAAGAAATGAATGCATGATCTAATGGTTGAGTTGGAAGGATCGAGAATGGAGACGACCATGAAGCGTATTTACTACATTAACTAAGGGTTATTTCGAACTTTGAACTTTGTTCAAACATCACgttcaatttttatttcaattcaacaataaaaaattttgaatttttatttatttataaaatttatctatttttacaATGGAATAACagtaattatattaataaggGAATGAGTCTATTTAAGGTCTAATTTATTtcagatttaaattaaattattttgaaataattttaaaataaaatattggtttgagaaaagaaaaataaaaaagaaaagaaaaagaaaaagaaaaagaaaaagaaaaagaaaagaacaaagtaTTTTAGTGTAAATATAGACGAAGTAACGAATTTCATTCCCTCAAGTTGCCACGTAACCGTCCCTTTCGGAGTTTGAAAATTGACACGTCATACTCTTCACACGTGTCATTCCGTTattgtttctctctttcttcgcCGTCCTCCCtatatattcttcattttccttacCCCGGGAAGCGCATGCGATCGTTTCGTCTCACTGATTTTAGCATTCAAATCGACTGCAGATTTTCGGAGTTCAATCTCTGATTTATAGAAGCAGAAACAAGAAATGGGAGGTAAATGCTTTGAGAACAGTGGCGGAGGCTTCTTGTACGACTTTGGCCATCCTCTTGTCAATCGCGTTGCTGATAGCTTCGTCAAGGCCGCTGGGGTTCGTAAGCTTTCACGATCTTAATTTCTGTTAACTTCTGTGATATTCTTGATGTGATATTGTTTTGTGTTGGATCTCAATGTCAATGTGGTAACCTTAAGATGTCGATTGTTCGTTGTGCAGATAGGAGCATTGCAATCTGCATCTCGAGAGGCGTATATTACGGTTGCGGGAAGTAAGATCcgttttatttagtattaaaatCTGATCCTCGTGCTTTGATTTCACTCGACTTCTTTctacatttcaaattttcaactctttgttttgattttgattcgtTTTCGTGTATCTATTCCTTTGCTTGATGTCACTCGTTTAGGAGACCTTTGAGGTTAAATTGGTTAACAAAAATTTGTGATTCTCGAAAGATTGTTATCGTCCGTACAGGTCTTGATTCGAACAGTGGAGCACCATCTGAATTATCCAGTAGTAGAAAGAAAAGTTTTCCAGGTTTTACAGGTACCCGAATCTTCTTACGAACTCAGCTCTGTTTATCCACAAGCGAAGTCGTTCTTGAGTCCGCCTACtgtgtttaattttgttttaaattgaattctaataattatattgttaTAGATCGATACCATTTGTTTAGATGTGCGTTATTTTGGGCAGTAAATGGGACATGGATTGCCAAATTATTGTTTGATACAGACTAGAACTGAACTGCCCCTTATTATGTTCCTGAATAATTTGTGTGAAGTCCAAGTTAATCTTGTCCGTAAGCTCATTTCTTCATATGATGTGCAGGTGGAACCAACAAAGAGTCTCTTGAAGCCATGGTGAGTGTTTGTAAAGGGTGATCAAGTTTTGAGTTTGTGATGAATTATTTACAGTGGTGGTCAATAAACATGtgatgatttttcattttatgggTACATCAGGTGAAGAACGTGGGAAAGGAATCTATGCAATGGGGTCAGTATCCCTTCTCTGAATTCTTGAATACTGAACATTAATGAATGTTAAATTGTACATCTGGTTTATGTTACTTCACCAATTAGATGGATAATGGGTTGAGTGCAATTTTTTGCTTTTGTGTCTATGTACTTCACCAATTGAAACTTTTACAAGATTCTTCTCTTGGAGGTTGCTTGGCAGATTATTTCCTCTtatgtcattttgtatttcaCCCTAAAAAGGGTACATCGATTTAAGAATTACCAAGCTTTTGGTTTGGTGGTGTGATTTCATAGCATATTTATgctgtttaattttattttattgctctcagcttttttttttccttcttttttttgggttgtagGATTAGCTGCTGGTGTTTATTCTGGTCTCACATACGGTTTAAAGGAGGCTCGTGGAGCACATGACTGGGTAAGCCTTCCACCATTTACAAATAAATGTTCATTGTTTTGATCCTAAGTATGGGGTATGATTTAGAGCAGAGGCGGGCTAAAATTCTTCATGGGGAGGGATAGAACTCATCCTTTTCCGATTAGGTATGGCTTCGGCTATTCTTGAAGCCCGCCAATTAGTTAATCATAGACATATTTTAGTTAATGGTTCTATAGTGGTATCATTGCAAACCCCGAGACATTATTACAGCAAAGGatggaaaaaaattgagagcACTGATTAGTTATGTTGATTCATGAACTTCAATCAAACATTCGTTTAAAACGACGTGGTAGAAAGCAACGTGCACTTGGAAGGACATGATCTACTGTAGATTCTTACACCCaccattttatattatataggAATGAAGATGATCTTGACTCACATCGTTTGTTCTGTGCACTAGAGCTCTACTTGAGCTCTAATTTTTTGAGGGTTTTGATGTAAATAGTACACGATTGAGCTCGAGTAGAAAGTATTGATTCATTTATCAAGGTCTGAGATCTAGGGTTAGTGTCAATCAATAAGTTAAAACTACTTCGTAAGAATATGTTCGGTATAGAAATCGAAGGGATGATCCAATTTGATCAAAGTCTATCACATGAGAAATAGGACACTCTATACAAGCACCAAAGACCCACTTAGACGTTTAGTTCTTCTGGTCTCATGTCTTGAAATCTTGATCCATTCTTTCATTCCATCCATTGCAGAAGAACAGTGCAGTTGCAGGTGCCATGACGGGCGTAGCTGTAGCGCTTACATCGGACAAGCCTTCTCACGAGCATATCGTACAATACGCCATCACTGGTGCTGCTGTATCGACCGCCGCAAATATTTTTGCTGGCATATTTTAGGTATGAGTGTGGTACCGGGGAGCCATTTGACAAATTGTGGGATGTTCTTCCTTCATGTTCATTCCgtcttttattattaagatGACTATGATGTTCATGTTTTGGACTTGTGGTTTAATGTTTAGTTCCTTTTATCCGCTTCTGGTTGGGATAGAAAATGGTTTAACCAATAAATCTGGAAATTTGTATGATTTTAACCAATAACTGAAACCATTGGCCTTATTGGTGAAGGGCAAAATAGGCACAAGCTCATGAAAAATCTATTATTCAAAAGATTGTGGccatatttcttattttatctctattttttggaaaaattatattttatttatttatcctCTATTTTAGTAATAGGTTATTAATAATGAactttaatttgtaattaaattaagcCAATGAAATGCAAATTTCCAAACCAATGAGGGTAAAGTCgtccaaaaatcaaaatgcctaaattttgaaggaaaaagaaacacaacaatgacaaataaactaatttgaatagcaaaataaataaataaaagttcattttactttgttatagtctaataaataaataaattagtaagTATTTCTTTTATAGATAGGACTAggaaaacttttgaaataaaattggaaatttgagatattttgtataatttggcctattataaatcatatcCCAAATTTACTATCATGGGTCACGGTCGTCTTTGTTGCACATTGTTGAATAAgctcaaattcttttaaacttttcatgAACGTGTCTTGTTGCactcaaattcttttaaacttttcatgAACGTGTCCATTGAGAGCTCGACCATTTCTTGAACATGTCTATTGAGAGGCAACAATCATATCAGCGAGGTGTCTTGAATATCCATCCATTTGGGTTCTATCAAGGCATGAATCCACCCGTTTTCTCAACGCATGAATCCACCCGTTCCCTCATTTCAGGTTCTGTCAAGGCATGTACCAACCTCCAACATATGGGCTGGGGTGGAATGTTTCTGGCACTATCACTGTAAGACttatttcaaaggaagtcacCTGAGACGCTTGTCTTGTAACACTTAGGTCATATTGcacaggggtggtggagagttaATACTATATATTTCCtatacattttgaggcatttttttttattcttttggggaggacaccaaatttgagaaactttcatctttcatatagCGGACTTAACTCCAAAGTCACATATATAGCGGTCCTCTCTAAGCTTATCTTCAACACTTGTGTCACATCCTCTCAAACCTTTCTTATGCCTCAATTTGACTTTAATGCACACTCTTTTTGGTATGTTGCAATGCACCGTCCTCTTCGTTATCTATCATTGTTCTCATGTGGCCCGATGGGTGCCACTTGAAAATCACTATCTTGTCGGTCTACATGTCAGGGTCACAACTTATTGTCTTCATAGTATGACGACACTCTCCCCCACTTAAACTCccacttaaactagtcatTGTCATTGATAACTTACTTTAGAGACACAATCGTAGATTATGACCCACAGTGCTATCACTCCCTCCATTTTCTCATCTCCGGTATCCACATAATCACGACCATCACCTACGCCCTCCTCGGTTCTTCATCTCAGGGTCGATGCACAACACTCATCTCTTCTTCTCCCTAATCCACGCTTGTCGTCGTTGCTCCACACTCGTCTTCTCCCTAATTTCATATCTGATCCGTTCATTGTTCTAAATTttctgatttttgttttaataaagCTTGTGTTTAGCTCTGATCTGAtctgttttaattttaatttttgttggaatAAAGCAGATTTTGTCTGGGTTGTTGGTATTtctctattaaaaaaagaaagaaataacataaaataaaataaaatatccaaaaaaaaaaactccctGTGACCCGACCCAAGCCGAATCGGGTTGGTCCAAAGAACTCCCCCAACCAAATCCGTGTAAATTGTAAACCCTACGTTCCGGCTCCTTTGCGTTCCATTCGAGATCGCCTTCTACTGCGATCCTCTTTACTTCGCATGCGAACTGGATTCCGCTTCATCTTCGATACCTAAGCAAGGTATGTTCTAACTGCGATTCCTCTACTTTCTGCTGATTTTGTGTGCGTTTGGTATCTGCAAACATCGCGTAATTTCACTCGATCTTTCGATTTCCCCTTTGGTTTACGAATCAGATCGATTAGAGTGTAAATCGGCCTTTTATTTCGATTACGATCTTTCAATCAGAAACATGAGAATTTTCTGTGATTATGTTTAAGCTATAATTTGATCTGATTTTCTCGTTTTTCCCCCTTTTAACGGTAAGTagtggaaaccctaattttttcttGCTTTGTTCTTGGTAGATTTATCTGCTTGTAATTTGGGGATTTGCtatgatcttcttctttcaatttatttttcgCCTGGGTTATTACATTTAGATGTTGAAGTCACGGCATGTCTTACAAGAAGGAAACCTAATACTTCccgtttcgttttctttttccgttGTCTTCTCTTCTCTTAATGTCAATCTGCTCTTAATTTGGGAATTCGTTGCAACCTTCAATTTCTGATCGTTCCCCGCCGGTGTTTTTTTCAGATTTAGATattgaaaaaacaaagcatGTCTagtaagaaggaagaaaagtcGCAAGCAGCTGCTGAAAGGATTAAGGCTGCGGCTCTTAGTGCTGCCAAAGGCCTTAGTCGAGCTCAGGCTGAACGAGCAGCTACGGCTGCTGCTCGAAATGTTAATGCTTATGGGCAAAAGGAAGAAGGGCCTAGCAGATGGCAGGAGAAAAGAGAAGCAAAGAGGCAGATGTATTTGATGAGTACTGAAAAGGCAGTAAGATTGGGTGAAAGAAAGGACATTAAGGTCTCCATGTCTAGTGCGGGCGGAGCTGCTGCACAGTGCCAGAAATGTTATCAGTCGGGACACTGGACATATGAATGCAAAAATGAACGAGTTTACATATCCCGACCATCTCGAACTCAACAACTCAAAAACCCGAAGTTGAGGATGAAGATGGCAGTCTCATTAGAGCTGGACAACCCAGATTCTGGTGATGAGGAGAAGAAGACCAAGAAGAagcaattgaagaaaaaaagtaaaagaaagcaTCGGTCCGAACCAAAATCCAATAGCGATAGCGAGGCTTCTGTATTTGAAACTGATAGTGGGTCATCATCAGTTACTGGATCTGATGATTCTTCTGAAGAAAGCAGTTCAGATTACAGTTCTTCATCTGATTCGGAGTCggaaaggagaaggagaaagaagcagaagagggggaggaggaagaggaggtaCAGCTCGTCTTCTGATTCTTCTGATTCAGACTCGGAGTCTGAACCAGAGTCTGATTCTGATCATGAACGTAGTAGGAGGAAGAGTCGAAGGCACAGCAGAAAACGCTAGTCAAGGTAATCTCGATCGATTGAGTGAAGCAAATTAGAACGGTCGATGTATAATTGCAACTGTAGTCAGATTAGAGATGTGAGATCATTCAGCTTCTTGTTTTAGTCGTTCAACAACTCGAACTAGGGGACGCTCTCTGGGGGAGTGTTGTTATGGCGAATTTATGAGTTGCTTTGTGCAAACTGAAGTTTgggcttttttttcttctaataattgagttttagcatcttcttccttaactctttttttttcttctattgcCTTGAGTTTATCATTCAATTCGTAAGGATAACAGAAAAGTTAAGATTTGACAAGGTATGTGAGATgcaaaaaaatggaattaggCACTTGGTTCTCGTCCATGTGATGAAAGCTTGATCAGAAACGACTGATCAAGCTCGACTAGTCTAGCTTGGCTTGTTCAAAGtatgcataattttttaaggaggaagttagaaaaaaattgagagatgAAAGTAGGAATACAAAGATAAATCAAAGAGGCCctgaatttccaaaaaaaatgatggaaatTAGTGGCCAAATTTTACAAATCAACCTAATTGTAATTGATATTCAATTAGTTTTATCCGACATGTAAAAACATAAGCCTATTAGTTTCTTTGTTTAGTTATGAGTAAAAGGTGACTGAAACACCAAAAACAACGACTATCCGAGCTAATGATAGAGGCAAGATTGTTTTGCTCCTGAATcttccaaaaggaaaaaaaagatccCTAAGAGCGAGATACTTTTTCTTGTCTACTTCTAGTTTGAGTGGGTGCTCGCAAGGTTAAAGTCCAAACCTTCGATGATTCGAGATGAGCTGTTCGAACGGAGCCCTAATAGGAGAGTTTTGGGCAAAGCCAAATACTTcccattttcaatcatttaGAAACAACATAAAAAAAGTGCttggaaaaacaaataaaaagcaCCTTAAAATGCTTATGTTATAGTAAGCATTTGAATGGTGCTTTTGTCTCATCAGCTCAAGTAAGCACTTCCAAAATTACATAATCAAACATCAAAAGTACTAGGTTGTTAAGCACTTCAGAACCCTGGttataatcaaaacaaaaagtactaaagaaagaggaaaattctaaaagtacCTCCAAAAACACCTTCTAGGTGAATGTAACATATAATCTATTGCAAATCCAATATCCCCTCAATCAGCTCTCTTACTTCCATCATCAACGGCAGAGTTGTCtttagccagagtgttctgcTCGGAAAGCATCTTTAGGACATTGACCAATGCTCTTAATCGATCCCATATGTTCAGCCCGTATGTTGCTTCAACGAGCGACATTTGAAACTC is part of the Cucurbita pepo subsp. pepo cultivar mu-cu-16 chromosome LG12, ASM280686v2, whole genome shotgun sequence genome and harbors:
- the LOC111806829 gene encoding serine/threonine-protein phosphatase 4 regulatory subunit 3-like isoform X3, producing MRKGVSILILSTIVVESGIADQMRLVELIVANQDFFKKLMDIFLICEDLENLDGLHMIYKIVRGIILLNSSQIFEKIFGDELIMDIIGSLEYDPEVPHVQHHRNFLKEHVIFKEAIPIKDPSVLSKIHQTYRIGYLKDVVLARVLDESTIANINSIIHANNALVVSLLKDDNTFIQELFIRLKLPTTSEESKKNLVRFLHEFCSLSKNLQMVQQLRLFRDLMNEGIFDVIADVLQSPDKKFVLTGTDILVLFLNQDPNLLRSHVVRKEGIPLLGLLVQGLITDFGEEMHCQFFEILRCLLDSFTLSGATQRETVVEIFYENHLGQLIDVIAVSCPSEGLYRLSNKVGHSGVLKNQSTVKPEILSNICELLCFCVLHHPYKIKSYFLVNNVIDKVLLLTQRREKYLVVAAVRFVRTILSRHDDDLISHFIRNNLLKPIIDAFVANGNRYNLLNSAVLDLFEYIFKENLKSLVKYIVDSFWNQLVQFEYLTSIQSLKVKYEQCLDAFGTRGATPIVFDPRTRIEERALEKEEEDYFNEESDEEDTATASVSNLQKAQSPAILCNGVAANYTPPSSRSGGGLVDYDDDEDDEDYKPPPKKQSETVEEDEGALHTVRLKRKPLHQDKDSEKVKTQRPGKNLKMKDGVFSALCSKLSQAVLPTNNAVSSQHSMPRSIDGNESSKHENPEVKDRNALRNSTDGESSLDEENHTEKQPISSKKCSDPLLKPSDSSRQLNGEDCSLIPPNSSPEMTVNGS
- the LOC111807190 gene encoding outer envelope pore protein 16-2, chloroplastic-like, translated to MGGKCFENSGGGFLYDFGHPLVNRVADSFVKAAGIGALQSASREAYITVAGSLDSNSGAPSELSSSRKKSFPGFTGGTNKESLEAMVKNVGKESMQWGLAAGVYSGLTYGLKEARGAHDWKNSAVAGAMTGVAVALTSDKPSHEHIVQYAITGAAVSTAANIFAGIF
- the LOC111806829 gene encoding serine/threonine-protein phosphatase 4 regulatory subunit 3-like isoform X2 translates to MEGENIPAYKRVKVYRLNDDGKWDDQGTGHVTVDYLERSEELGLCVVDEEDNETLFLHRISSDDIYRKQEDTIISWRDPEYSTELALSFQETTGCSYIWDHICNAQRSLHFNSLNNDTFHRMNSELRELPAIELSTLPLILKIVVESGIADQMRLVELIVANQDFFKKLMDIFLICEDLENLDGLHMIYKIVRGIILLNSSQIFEKIFGDELIMDIIGSLEYDPEVPHVQHHRNFLKEHVIFKEAIPIKDPSVLSKIHQTYRIGYLKDVVLARVLDESTIANINSIIHANNALVVSLLKDDNTFIQELFIRLKLPTTSEESKKNLVRFLHEFCSLSKNLQMVQQLRLFRDLMNEGIFDVIADVLQSPDKKFVLTGTDILVLFLNQDPNLLRSHVVRKEGIPLLGLLVQGLITDFGEEMHCQFFEILRCLLDSFTLSGATQRETVVEIFYENHLGQLIDVIAVSCPSEGLYRLSNKVGHSGVLKNQSTVKPEILSNICELLCFCVLHHPYKIKSYFLVNNVIDKVLLLTQRREKYLVVAAVRFVRTILSRHDDDLISHFIRNNLLKPIIDAFVANGNRYNLLNSAVLDLFEYIFKENLKSLVKYIVDSFWNQLVQFEYLTSIQSLKVKYEQCLDAFGTRGATPIVFDPRTRIEERALEKEEEDYFNEESDEEDTATASVSNLQKAQSPAILCNGVAANYTPPSSRSGGGLVDYDDDEDDEDYKPPPKKQSETVEEDEGALHTVRLKRKPLHQDKDSEKVKTQRPGKNLKMKDGVFSALCSKLSQAVLPTNNAVSSQHSMPRSIDGNESSKHENPEVKDRNALRNSTDGESSLDEENHTEKQPISSKKCSDPLLKPSDSSRQLNGEDCSLIPPNSSPEMTVNGS
- the LOC111807191 gene encoding zinc finger CCHC domain-containing protein 10-like, producing MSSKKEEKSQAAAERIKAAALSAAKGLSRAQAERAATAAARNVNAYGQKEEGPSRWQEKREAKRQMYLMSTEKAVRLGERKDIKVSMSSAGGAAAQCQKCYQSGHWTYECKNERVYISRPSRTQQLKNPKLRMKMAVSLELDNPDSGDEEKKTKKKQLKKKSKRKHRSEPKSNSDSEASVFETDSGSSSVTGSDDSSEESSSDYSSSSDSESERRRRKKQKRGRRKRRYSSSSDSSDSDSESEPESDSDHERSRRKSRRHSRKR